From one Paenibacillus terrae HPL-003 genomic stretch:
- a CDS encoding AEC family transporter: protein MATGHIFIILIPIFFVILIGYLAGLFKAFNPASSKGLNTLVTKFALPAHLFIGITTTPRETLIQKWPFLVTLLLGIIGFYIVLLVGYCLIAKKALTESSMFALNSTQPSFAFMGIPVLGSLFGSAAVAIPIAITGIVVNAILDPLASILGTVGQRNSETKEQGNLFKVTMKSVLHGLSEPLACVPLIGVILTLCGFQAPKLLQSMFDQIGNITAGTALFAIGVTIGIKKITFSPKALSIAVLKAIVMPIVMLGIAVLVGLSHEDVTKAVLLVAFPGSAVAAMIATRYETLETEAASAFVISSVLSLISLPLLISLLV, encoded by the coding sequence GTGGCTACTGGTCATATCTTTATTATCTTAATTCCTATTTTCTTTGTCATTTTAATTGGTTATTTGGCAGGATTGTTTAAGGCGTTTAACCCTGCTTCTTCGAAAGGATTAAACACATTAGTGACCAAGTTTGCTCTACCTGCACACTTGTTTATTGGTATTACGACGACACCAAGAGAAACGTTGATTCAAAAGTGGCCTTTTCTGGTCACCCTGCTTCTTGGGATTATCGGCTTTTATATCGTATTGCTCGTAGGATATTGCTTAATTGCCAAAAAAGCTCTGACCGAATCCTCCATGTTCGCTTTGAATTCAACTCAGCCTTCTTTTGCGTTTATGGGAATCCCGGTTCTGGGAAGCTTGTTCGGAAGCGCGGCAGTCGCTATCCCGATTGCAATTACCGGTATCGTCGTTAATGCGATTCTTGATCCACTTGCAAGTATTTTAGGAACGGTCGGTCAGCGCAACTCAGAAACGAAGGAACAAGGCAACTTGTTTAAAGTTACTATGAAGTCAGTCCTTCATGGACTCAGCGAACCGCTTGCCTGCGTGCCTTTGATCGGCGTCATACTCACCCTTTGCGGATTCCAAGCTCCAAAGCTACTGCAATCGATGTTTGATCAAATCGGCAATATTACTGCAGGTACAGCTCTGTTTGCCATCGGGGTAACCATCGGGATCAAAAAGATTACATTCAGTCCCAAAGCACTTAGCATAGCTGTGCTGAAAGCCATCGTGATGCCTATTGTAATGTTGGGTATTGCTGTTCTGGTAGGACTATCCCATGAAGATGTAACCAAGGCCGTACTGCTTGTCGCTTTTCCCGGCTCAGCGGTTGCCGCTATGATTGCTACCCGCTATGAAACACTGGAAACGGAAGCCGCATCTGCATTTGTCATTAGCTCAGTGTTATCGCTTATTTCACTCCCGCTGCTCATTTCACTTCTTGTATAA
- a CDS encoding methyl-accepting chemotaxis protein, whose translation MKNLKWSTMSFFGKNLLISFINIVLIGAILITSSYILQENILTTQLQDQVKVLTKKWANDVDKTKIQQALSEKDYNGSAQQDLRKFLDSIHTFYPNVAQAYIFGTELKEGNQTSVISIPTNLVQSFQDSKLNIGDMYNLPDANVKAVNKMLESKQSELSSFYTDDFGIWTTIIYPITDASGKITSAIYFDVDASSVPAGLQKLLLYGVSLLILFLAIFLTIQYLLVKRTLSPIRSLMKGIEEVSEGNLNVSIKTGQDDLGIINQKFNTMIKRINDTMVKVQDTTQEVTESAQELLSISEQNSNNTNVINNNIKEITQGLETQDHAALESSRAMNEMSTVIQTIAESSSSVADQAYSMEKRSVEGNQVAQKLSIQMDSISNSLAITFTAINALQSRSNEISTIVDIITGIASQTNLLALNASIEAARVGEEGKGFAVVAGEVRNLAEQSQESARQIAELIGEIQKEIEQTVEGMSLGTKEVQVGLEVTRQTGEMFSEILNAANNVSSQIQEVSSATEQISASTQEMSATSDELSSTVSKTADSSKQIEHTIGEQAESMASIVKASDKLTSMSGELEELISFFKVNRKS comes from the coding sequence GTGAAAAATTTGAAGTGGAGCACTATGTCCTTTTTTGGTAAAAATCTATTAATTTCTTTTATCAACATCGTATTAATAGGTGCTATTCTCATCACATCCAGCTACATACTTCAAGAGAATATTTTGACCACCCAGTTGCAGGATCAGGTTAAAGTGCTGACCAAAAAATGGGCAAATGATGTTGACAAAACAAAAATACAACAAGCGTTAAGCGAAAAAGATTATAACGGTTCTGCTCAACAGGATTTACGCAAATTTCTCGATTCTATTCACACATTTTATCCTAATGTTGCCCAAGCTTACATATTTGGCACAGAATTAAAAGAAGGAAATCAAACCTCCGTTATTAGTATTCCTACAAACTTAGTTCAATCTTTCCAAGACTCAAAGCTGAATATAGGAGATATGTACAACCTTCCCGATGCGAATGTAAAAGCTGTAAATAAAATGCTTGAATCCAAACAATCGGAGTTGAGCAGCTTTTACACTGATGATTTTGGGATATGGACTACCATTATTTACCCTATTACAGATGCAAGCGGTAAAATTACGAGCGCCATCTACTTTGACGTAGACGCAAGCTCGGTACCTGCCGGACTTCAAAAACTGCTTTTATACGGTGTATCCCTGCTCATTCTGTTCCTTGCTATTTTCTTAACCATTCAATATTTGCTTGTAAAACGTACCCTTTCCCCGATTCGCAGCTTGATGAAGGGCATCGAGGAAGTAAGCGAGGGCAATCTGAATGTTAGCATCAAAACAGGTCAGGATGACCTTGGCATTATCAACCAAAAGTTTAATACCATGATCAAACGTATTAACGATACGATGGTAAAAGTACAAGATACGACGCAAGAAGTTACGGAATCGGCTCAGGAGCTGCTAAGCATTAGCGAACAGAATAGTAACAATACGAATGTTATTAACAACAATATCAAGGAAATAACCCAAGGACTTGAAACCCAAGATCACGCTGCGCTTGAAAGCTCCCGGGCTATGAATGAAATGTCTACGGTTATCCAAACCATTGCGGAGAGCTCCTCTTCCGTAGCAGACCAAGCTTATTCCATGGAAAAACGCTCGGTTGAAGGCAATCAGGTAGCCCAAAAGCTATCTATTCAAATGGATTCTATCTCTAACTCGTTAGCTATTACCTTTACTGCTATTAACGCGCTTCAAAGCCGTTCTAACGAAATCAGTACTATTGTAGACATCATTACAGGCATTGCCAGCCAAACCAATCTGCTCGCACTGAATGCCTCCATTGAGGCCGCCAGAGTAGGTGAGGAAGGTAAAGGCTTTGCAGTAGTAGCAGGAGAAGTACGTAATTTAGCTGAGCAATCTCAAGAATCCGCTAGACAAATTGCCGAGCTTATCGGAGAAATTCAAAAGGAAATTGAACAAACGGTAGAAGGAATGAGTCTGGGCACGAAGGAAGTTCAAGTCGGGCTGGAAGTCACACGTCAGACGGGCGAAATGTTCTCGGAGATTTTGAATGCGGCCAATAATGTATCGTCACAAATTCAGGAAGTATCCAGTGCGACAGAGCAGATTTCAGCCAGTACGCAGGAAATGTCAGCAACCTCTGACGAGCTGTCTTCCACAGTAAGCAAAACAGCAGACAGCAGCAAACAAATTGAGCACACCATTGGAGAACAGGCTGAGTCAATGGCTTCTATCGTCAAAGCTTCCGACAAGCTTACATCGATGTCTGGGGAATTGGAAGAGCTTATTTCATTCTTCAAGGTAAACCGGAAATCCTAA
- a CDS encoding glycoside hydrolase family 53 protein, whose amino-acid sequence MKTSKRTMVFAMLILLSSFLYPFGSGGLGAASAAPAFAKGADISWVAGMEAQGMTWKDKKGVRRDVLQILRDDYQINSVRIRVWVNPDMKDYGSGYMNAEKAAELAQRAKKLGMSVMLTLHYSDSWADPGQQNKPYAWRNLTFTQLMDAVWSHTVYVMNTMKSKGVTPDWVQIGNETNNGMLWEDGKASVNMKNYAWLVNTGNNAVKSVSSSTKTIVHLANGDNGSTLAWNIGGLIDNGAQFDLIGFSLYPSPSNWQGKVNQTITNANDLIAKYGKGIVISEIGMEYNEPATSKAFIADIKTKVRSIAGGKGLGVFYWEPAATPGYNQGYYKGAWQADGKPTSALEGFIN is encoded by the coding sequence ATGAAAACAAGTAAACGGACTATGGTATTTGCGATGTTGATCTTGTTGTCCAGCTTTTTGTATCCATTTGGCTCTGGGGGATTAGGTGCGGCCTCGGCCGCACCTGCTTTTGCCAAAGGAGCAGATATAAGCTGGGTAGCAGGAATGGAAGCTCAGGGTATGACCTGGAAGGATAAAAAAGGGGTTCGCCGAGATGTGCTGCAAATTTTGCGGGACGATTATCAGATCAACTCGGTGCGTATCCGGGTGTGGGTAAACCCTGACATGAAGGATTATGGAAGCGGATACATGAATGCCGAAAAGGCAGCAGAGCTGGCGCAGCGAGCAAAAAAATTGGGTATGAGCGTCATGCTGACGCTGCACTACAGCGATTCATGGGCTGATCCCGGGCAGCAGAACAAACCTTATGCGTGGCGAAATCTTACATTTACGCAACTTATGGATGCGGTCTGGTCTCATACGGTTTATGTTATGAACACGATGAAAAGCAAGGGGGTAACACCGGATTGGGTGCAAATCGGCAATGAAACGAACAATGGAATGCTTTGGGAAGACGGCAAAGCCTCGGTGAACATGAAAAACTACGCCTGGCTCGTCAATACAGGGAATAATGCTGTAAAATCGGTAAGCAGCAGTACTAAAACGATCGTACACCTGGCAAACGGGGATAATGGCTCCACCTTAGCCTGGAATATTGGTGGCTTGATTGACAATGGAGCTCAGTTTGACCTCATCGGGTTTTCCCTGTATCCGTCTCCTTCGAACTGGCAGGGAAAAGTGAACCAGACAATTACCAATGCCAATGATCTTATTGCAAAATACGGTAAAGGTATCGTTATCAGTGAAATCGGAATGGAATATAATGAACCAGCAACTTCCAAGGCATTTATTGCTGACATCAAAACGAAGGTTCGTAGTATCGCGGGCGGCAAAGGCTTGGGAGTATTTTATTGGGAGCCGGCTGCAACCCCAGGTTATAATCAGGGTTATTACAAAGGTGCTTGGCAGGCTGACGGTAAGCCAACCTCAGCGTTGGAAGGCTTTATAAACTAG